The Methylomagnum ishizawai genome has a window encoding:
- a CDS encoding segregation and condensation protein A — protein sequence MSEHSAPGDSAAPVEVVAIVNGNPVTDLPTDLYIPPDALEVILESFEGPLDLLLYLIRRQNLSILEIPIADITRQYIAYIDMMAVLRIELAAEYLLMAAILAEIKSRMLLPKPAAAESEEDDPRADLIRRLREYERYKLAAQALDQLPRCERDVHEVSADTGAIQVDKVYPEVALQEILLAFQDVLRRADRLTRHQIKREPLSVRERMAGILGRLKTQALVPFQELFERGEGRPGAVVALLAILELSKERLIEILQDEPLGPLQIRAAAPVAD from the coding sequence ATGAGCGAGCATAGCGCGCCGGGCGACAGCGCCGCGCCCGTGGAGGTGGTCGCCATCGTCAACGGCAACCCCGTCACCGACCTGCCGACCGATCTCTATATCCCGCCCGACGCGCTGGAAGTGATCCTGGAATCGTTCGAGGGTCCGCTGGATTTGTTGCTGTATTTGATCCGGCGGCAGAACCTGTCGATCCTCGAAATCCCCATCGCCGATATCACCCGCCAATACATCGCCTATATCGACATGATGGCCGTGCTGCGTATCGAACTTGCCGCCGAGTACCTGCTGATGGCCGCGATCCTGGCCGAGATCAAATCCCGGATGTTGCTGCCGAAACCCGCCGCCGCCGAGAGCGAGGAGGACGACCCCCGCGCCGATTTGATCCGCCGCCTCCGGGAATACGAGCGCTACAAACTGGCGGCGCAAGCGCTGGACCAATTGCCGCGCTGCGAGCGCGATGTCCACGAGGTGTCCGCCGACACCGGGGCCATCCAGGTCGATAAGGTCTACCCGGAAGTCGCGCTGCAAGAAATCCTGCTGGCGTTCCAGGACGTGCTGCGCCGGGCCGACCGCCTCACCCGCCACCAGATCAAGCGCGAACCCTTGTCGGTGCGGGAGCGGATGGCGGGCATCCTGGGGAGGCTGAAAACACAGGCGCTGGTGCCGTTCCAGGAATTGTTCGAACGCGGCGAAGGCCGTCCCGGTGCCGTGGTCGCGTTGCTGGCTATACTGGAATTGTCCAAGGAGCGGCTGATCGAAATCCTCCAGGACGAACCGCTCGGGCCCTTGCAAATCCGCGCCGCCGCCCCGGTCGCCGACTAG
- a CDS encoding L-threonylcarbamoyladenylate synthase produces MAQYFQVHPKDPQQRLIRRAVEIIRQGGLIVYPTDSGYAFACQLDNKDALERIRRIRQLGDAHNFTLVCIDLSQIATFAKINNEAFRLIKTLTPGPFTFILPATRETPRRLQHSKRKTIGIRLPNNPITMALVEELQEPLFSSTLILPGHEDAMSDPEDIRARLEKEVDLILDAGPVAYQPTTIIGFTEARPELIRQGKGTVDGLF; encoded by the coding sequence ATGGCACAATATTTCCAGGTTCACCCCAAAGACCCCCAGCAACGGCTGATCCGCCGCGCCGTGGAGATCATCCGGCAGGGAGGTTTGATCGTGTATCCCACCGATTCCGGCTACGCCTTCGCCTGCCAACTCGACAACAAGGACGCCCTCGAACGCATCCGCCGCATCCGCCAACTCGGCGACGCGCATAATTTCACCCTGGTCTGCATCGATCTTTCGCAAATCGCCACCTTCGCCAAGATCAACAACGAAGCCTTCCGCCTCATCAAGACCCTGACCCCCGGACCCTTCACCTTCATCCTGCCGGCCACCCGCGAAACTCCCAGGCGCTTGCAGCACTCCAAGCGCAAGACCATCGGCATCCGGCTCCCGAACAATCCCATCACCATGGCCTTGGTGGAAGAACTCCAAGAACCCTTGTTCAGTTCCACCCTGATCCTCCCAGGACACGAAGACGCCATGAGCGACCCCGAGGACATCCGCGCCCGCCTCGAAAAAGAGGTGGACCTGATCCTCGACGCCGGCCCGGTGGCCTACCAACCCACCACCATCATCGGTTTCACCGAGGCCCGCCCGGAACTGATCCGGCAGGGCAAGGGCACCGTTGACGGCTTGTTTTAA
- a CDS encoding site-2 protease family protein, with amino-acid sequence MEQLTTVGRFAVWALPVIFAITLHEVAHGWIAKLLGDKTADRLGRLTLNPLKHVDPVGTIILPGVMLVLGGFIFGWAKPVPVDWGKLHKPKRDIGLVALAGPLANLLMVVCWILISKLAHVIGDRYYSLPMIYMAAAGIYINLMLMLINLVPLPPLDGGRIMTSLLPDKWAYRYGQLEQYGLVILLILIATPALSMLLGGPMNLLLNQSLLYAGIPYGILYQLMGPGG; translated from the coding sequence ATGGAACAACTCACCACGGTCGGGCGTTTCGCCGTTTGGGCCTTGCCCGTGATTTTCGCCATCACCCTGCACGAAGTCGCCCACGGCTGGATCGCCAAGCTGCTCGGCGATAAGACGGCGGACCGCCTGGGACGCCTGACCCTCAATCCGCTCAAGCATGTCGATCCCGTGGGCACGATCATCCTGCCGGGAGTGATGCTGGTGCTGGGCGGCTTCATCTTCGGCTGGGCCAAGCCGGTGCCGGTCGATTGGGGCAAGCTCCACAAGCCCAAGCGCGATATCGGCCTGGTCGCCCTGGCCGGGCCGCTGGCCAACCTGCTGATGGTGGTGTGCTGGATATTGATTTCCAAGCTGGCGCATGTGATCGGCGACCGTTATTACTCGCTGCCGATGATCTACATGGCCGCCGCCGGTATCTACATCAACCTGATGCTGATGCTCATCAACCTGGTGCCGCTGCCGCCCCTGGACGGCGGACGCATCATGACCAGCCTGCTGCCGGACAAATGGGCTTACCGCTACGGCCAGTTGGAACAATACGGCTTGGTGATCCTGTTGATCTTGATCGCGACCCCGGCGCTGTCGATGTTGCTTGGCGGACCGATGAACCTGTTGCTCAACCAATCGCTGCTCTATGCCGGGATTCCCTACGGCATCCTGTACCAATTGATGGGACCGGGGGGCTAA
- the scpB gene encoding SMC-Scp complex subunit ScpB — translation MELKHIIEAALLAAGRPLSQAELLGLFGELEQPGPEALQAALAALAEDCQGRPVELKQVATGYRLQVRAAFSPWLSRLFEERPARYSRALLETLAIIAYRQPVTRGEIEDIRGVAVNTGIVRTLLDRNWVQTVGHKEVPGRPALLATTRHFLDYFGLKSLSELPPLQAFIDRLDSPQEPNEQEPSHAHIPTIPTAAPDA, via the coding sequence ATGGAACTCAAGCACATTATCGAAGCGGCCTTGCTGGCGGCGGGCCGGCCCCTGAGCCAGGCGGAATTGCTGGGCCTGTTCGGCGAACTGGAACAGCCCGGCCCGGAAGCCTTGCAAGCGGCCTTGGCCGCGCTGGCCGAGGACTGCCAAGGCCGCCCGGTCGAATTGAAACAGGTGGCGACCGGCTACCGCCTGCAAGTGCGGGCGGCCTTTTCGCCCTGGCTGTCGCGGTTGTTCGAGGAGCGCCCGGCCCGTTATTCGCGGGCCTTGCTGGAAACCCTCGCCATCATCGCCTACCGCCAACCGGTCACACGGGGCGAGATCGAGGACATCCGGGGCGTGGCGGTGAACACCGGCATCGTCCGCACCCTGCTCGACCGCAACTGGGTCCAGACCGTGGGCCACAAGGAAGTCCCCGGCCGCCCGGCCTTGCTCGCCACCACCCGGCATTTCCTCGATTATTTCGGCCTGAAAAGCCTGAGCGAACTACCGCCTTTGCAGGCGTTCATCGACCGGCTCGACAGCCCCCAGGAACCCAATGAACAGGAACCCTCCCATGCGCACATTCCCACGATCCCAACCGCAGCACCGGACGCCTGA